From the Borrelia puertoricensis genome, one window contains:
- a CDS encoding BMP family lipoprotein produces MNKFIMFIFAMLAFLGCDKKSLTSKSLAKSIVSLIVDGTFDDKSFGEDAWKGAQMLEEDFGVEIIDKASTSTAYASDLEDLKDKGSSIIWGVGFRLQEATEQAATLNKGINYGIVDIICEDDINLPDNLLGLSFKVEEASFLAGYLAAKASKTGKIGFLGGMEGVVINAFRYGYEAGAKYANKDIELNSQYVGSFVDLSLARTIALKMYKDGTDVIFVAAGLAGLGAIEVSKELGTGHYIVGVDQDQSYLAPDNVLTSVVKNVGNSVYEITKNYLDTNNFDGGKVLKLGLKNGSVSIVKHNSIKDAIKVEIETIEDKIVGGDISVPSNLDEYNKFLDVYNLLN; encoded by the coding sequence ATGAATAAATTCATAATGTTCATTTTTGCTATGTTAGCTTTTTTAGGTTGTGATAAAAAATCATTGACTTCTAAATCTTTGGCAAAGTCCATAGTTTCTCTGATAGTTGATGGAACTTTCGATGACAAATCATTTGGTGAGGATGCTTGGAAAGGTGCTCAAATGTTAGAAGAAGATTTTGGAGTTGAGATTATTGATAAAGCTTCAACAAGTACTGCTTATGCGAGTGATTTAGAAGATCTTAAAGATAAAGGTTCCAGCATTATCTGGGGAGTTGGTTTTAGACTTCAAGAAGCTACTGAGCAGGCCGCTACCCTTAATAAGGGTATTAATTATGGAATTGTTGATATTATTTGTGAGGATGATATAAATTTGCCTGATAATTTGCTTGGCCTCTCATTTAAAGTTGAAGAGGCTTCATTTTTAGCTGGATATTTAGCTGCAAAGGCATCTAAGACAGGTAAGATTGGGTTTTTAGGTGGAATGGAAGGTGTAGTTATTAATGCATTTAGATATGGATATGAAGCTGGTGCTAAGTATGCAAATAAAGATATTGAGTTGAATTCTCAGTATGTGGGATCATTTGTAGATTTATCTTTAGCTAGGACTATTGCTTTAAAGATGTATAAAGATGGTACCGATGTCATATTTGTAGCAGCAGGTCTTGCAGGTCTTGGTGCAATTGAGGTTTCAAAGGAACTTGGGACTGGACATTATATCGTTGGAGTTGATCAAGATCAGTCATATCTTGCACCTGATAATGTTTTAACGTCAGTTGTTAAAAATGTTGGAAATTCTGTTTATGAAATAACAAAAAATTATTTGGATACAAATAATTTTGATGGTGGAAAAGTATTAAAATTAGGACTTAAAAACGGTTCTGTAAGTATTGTTAAGCATAATTCCATTAAAGATGCTATTAAAGTCGAGATTGAGACTATAGAAGATAAAATAGTTGGTGGCGATATTTCAGTTCCAAGTAATCTTGACGAATATAATAAGTTTTTAGATGTTTATAATCTATTGAATTGA
- a CDS encoding BMP family lipoprotein, with product MLKKVFLFFFILGCSGSQDQTSLSDTISVIVDGTFDDRGFNESSSNAMAQIKEEFKVNIIRKESKVSDYLADIGGLEEGGSSLVWGVGFKFTDTFLRKSLENTNVNYGIIEGAYAEDVELPKNLLNVNFRSEEGAFLVGYLAANASKTGKIGFLGGMEGIVVNAFRYGYEAGAKYANKDIELNSQYVGTFSDVSLGHLMASKMYASGVDIIFTAAGLSGLGAIEIAKELGNGYYIIGVDQDQSYLAPDNVLLSYVKRVDVVMLDLMRSYLDFGKWNGGDNLEFGLKDGALDLIFNKSVNLDLIKDYDFLSEIKNKIVGNEIKVPKDEKSYGDFVVNL from the coding sequence ATGTTAAAAAAGGTTTTTTTGTTTTTTTTTATTTTAGGTTGTTCAGGTTCACAAGATCAAACTTCACTTTCTGATACTATTTCTGTCATTGTTGATGGGACCTTTGATGATAGAGGTTTTAATGAGAGTTCTTCCAATGCAATGGCTCAAATTAAAGAAGAGTTTAAAGTTAATATAATTCGGAAAGAATCCAAGGTTTCTGACTATTTAGCAGATATTGGGGGATTGGAAGAAGGTGGTTCTAGTTTAGTTTGGGGAGTTGGTTTTAAGTTTACAGATACGTTTTTGCGAAAATCTCTTGAAAATACCAATGTGAATTATGGAATTATTGAAGGTGCTTACGCAGAAGATGTTGAGTTGCCCAAGAATTTATTGAATGTCAATTTTAGATCTGAGGAAGGAGCATTTTTAGTTGGTTATTTAGCCGCTAATGCATCTAAGACAGGTAAGATTGGGTTTTTAGGTGGAATGGAAGGTATAGTTGTTAATGCATTTAGATATGGATATGAAGCTGGTGCTAAGTATGCAAATAAAGATATTGAGTTGAATTCTCAATATGTGGGGACATTCTCTGATGTTTCTCTTGGACATTTAATGGCAAGTAAGATGTATGCTTCTGGGGTTGATATTATATTTACAGCAGCAGGTCTCTCAGGTCTTGGCGCTATTGAGATTGCAAAAGAGCTTGGAAATGGATATTACATTATTGGTGTTGATCAGGATCAGTCATATCTTGCACCTGATAATGTACTCTTATCATATGTTAAGAGGGTTGACGTAGTTATGTTAGATTTGATGAGATCTTATCTAGACTTTGGCAAGTGGAATGGTGGAGATAACTTAGAATTTGGACTTAAAGATGGAGCACTTGATTTGATTTTTAATAAATCAGTAAATTTAGATTTAATCAAAGATTATGATTTTCTTTCAGAAATTAAAAACAAAATAGTTGGTAATGAGATTAAAGTTCCTAAAGACGAAAAATCTTATGGTGACTTTGTTGTTAATCTGTGA
- the rpsG gene encoding 30S ribosomal protein S7 has product MSRKSKKVKKKVFKDSKYDSQVIAKFVNRMMYDGKKSISEAIVYNSIDILAEKTEEVDKVAAFSKALDNVKPLVEVRSRRVGGATYQVPVEVREERREALAMKWIIAAARKASGKSMQEKLGNELVNSYNSTGVAFKKREDTHRMAEANRAFTHYRW; this is encoded by the coding sequence ATGTCAAGAAAGAGTAAAAAAGTTAAAAAAAAGGTCTTTAAAGATTCTAAGTATGATTCTCAAGTTATTGCTAAATTTGTGAATAGAATGATGTATGATGGAAAAAAATCCATCAGTGAAGCCATAGTTTATAATTCAATTGATATTCTTGCAGAAAAAACTGAGGAAGTTGATAAGGTTGCTGCTTTTAGTAAGGCTTTAGATAATGTTAAACCATTGGTAGAGGTTAGAAGTAGGAGGGTTGGTGGTGCTACTTATCAAGTTCCAGTTGAAGTTAGAGAGGAAAGGCGTGAGGCTTTGGCAATGAAGTGGATTATTGCAGCTGCCAGAAAAGCAAGTGGAAAATCAATGCAAGAAAAATTGGGAAATGAACTTGTTAATTCTTATAATTCAACAGGTGTTGCTTTTAAAAAAAGGGAAGATACTCATAGAATGGCAGAGGCAAATAGAGCCTTCACACATTACAGATGGTAA
- the rpsL gene encoding 30S ribosomal protein S12 yields the protein MPTINQLIRKPRKSQKEKTASPALQNCPQRRGICTRVMTVTPKKPNSALRKVARVRLSNGFEVTVYIPGIGHNLQEHSVVLIRGGRVKDLPGVRYHIIRGAKDTLGVNNRKQGRSKYGTKKPKA from the coding sequence ATGCCTACAATCAATCAACTAATTAGGAAGCCAAGAAAGAGTCAAAAAGAAAAGACAGCATCTCCTGCGCTTCAAAATTGTCCTCAACGAAGAGGAATTTGTACTCGTGTAATGACGGTTACACCTAAGAAACCCAATTCAGCTTTGAGGAAAGTAGCCCGTGTTAGGCTTTCAAATGGATTTGAAGTAACAGTTTATATTCCAGGGATTGGTCATAATTTACAAGAGCATTCAGTTGTTTTAATTAGAGGTGGACGAGTTAAAGATTTGCCAGGTGTTAGGTACCATATCATCAGAGGAGCTAAGGATACTCTCGGTGTTAATAATCGGAAGCAAGGTCGTTCTAAGTATGGAACTAAAAAACCAAAAGCTTAA
- the rpoC gene encoding DNA-directed RNA polymerase subunit beta': MKEIKDFEKIRIKIASPDQIRSWSYGEVKKSETINYRTLRPEKDGLFCERIFGTTKEWECYCGKFKSIRYKGIICDRCNVEVTHFKVRRERMGHIELSAPVAHIWYYKYIPSRIGLLLDITASNLNSILYYEKYIVIEPGDTDLKKMQLLNEDEYSEAKERYGMSFSASMGAEAIKTLLENLDLDELSSKLRLQMIDKDDKTDKKLLRRLEIIENFKVSGNKPEWMIMDVLPVIPPEIRPMVQLDGGRFATSDLNDLYRRVINRNNRLRKLLLLNAPEIIVRNEKRMLQESVDSLFDNSHKRKVVKGTSNRPLKSLSDALKGKQGRFRQNLLGKRVDYSGRSVIVVGPELKLHQCGIPAKMALELFKPFVIRKLIESESVFNIKRAKSLIEQEVDEVWQILDNVIKEHPVLLNRAPTLHRLGIQAFEPVLVEGKAIKLHPLVCHAYNADFDGDQMAVHVPLTPAAQAESWALMLSTNNLLNPANGHPIVFPSQDIILGLYYLTMERKNVVGEGRKFSNFNHVLLAINNKSLDYNARIYVKVDGEYIETTAGCVVFNEALPGSISFVNKTLSDYELQNLISEVYVVYGSSIVIEMLDIIKELGFKYATKFGCTISMSDIIVPEEKKVYVDKANREIAKIQSDYTKGVITGEERYNNVVSVWSKTNEELTNKMMEILKKDRDGFNVIYMMADSGARGSRNQIRQLAGMRGLMAKTSGDIIELPIISNFKEGLSVIEFFISTNGARKGLADTALKTADAGYLTRRLVDIAQDVVVRIEDCGTINGIKVEALKNGEEIVEPLREKAVGSYSIERIKSPITGEIILDVNEEITEDKIKLLETVGIDKLVIRSVLTCEAEHGVCQKCYGRDFSNNKPVNIGEAVGIIAAQSIGQPGTQLTMRTFHIGGVAQAGSEDDKIALKNSFILNGLEGFNVQVNGGLLFTRKGTLRVINVIYEEDIKDIKELKVLDSQKVIKGMPLFTSKDGIDVLSSHIGYVKIKDNKLMIVSEEQEISLKTGTKLEVNVGDYVEAGRIIGTFDPFAEPIIAEVRGKVKFKDIILGTTLKEEINLETGNIEKRITDQVFESLDPRILIINDRGIEISSYVLPGDAYLQVEDGQDIDIGDIIAKLSKGSEKTQDITGGLPRVNDLFETRIPKNLTEMAKVSGVVQFKAIQKGKRLINVLDEYGVEHKHYIPAGKHLLVRDGDVVKAGDMLCDGRINPHDVLEILGGISLQEFLLAEIQDVYRKQGVSINDKHIGVIIKQMMKKVKIVSVGDTNFVYNQKVDKHTFYDQNKRVIEQGGEPAVASPILIGITKASLNIDSFISAASFQETTKVLTDASIAGSVDDLKGLKENVVIGHLIPTGTGMNLYKRVKVRENSSSEI, from the coding sequence ATGAAAGAGATAAAAGATTTTGAAAAGATAAGAATAAAGATAGCATCTCCTGATCAAATTAGGAGTTGGTCTTATGGAGAGGTTAAAAAATCTGAAACTATTAACTATAGAACTTTAAGACCTGAGAAAGATGGTCTTTTTTGCGAGAGAATTTTTGGAACTACTAAAGAATGGGAATGTTATTGTGGAAAGTTTAAGTCAATAAGATATAAAGGTATTATTTGTGATCGTTGTAATGTTGAGGTGACTCATTTTAAAGTTAGACGTGAGAGAATGGGGCATATTGAACTCTCAGCTCCTGTTGCTCATATCTGGTATTATAAATATATTCCTTCTAGAATTGGTCTTTTACTTGATATTACAGCTTCTAATTTAAACTCTATTCTTTATTATGAAAAGTATATCGTAATTGAGCCAGGTGATACTGATCTTAAGAAGATGCAACTTTTAAATGAAGATGAATACTCTGAAGCAAAAGAGAGATATGGAATGTCTTTTAGTGCTTCAATGGGTGCTGAGGCCATTAAAACTTTACTTGAGAATCTTGATCTTGATGAACTTTCATCCAAGCTTAGGCTTCAGATGATTGATAAAGATGATAAGACAGATAAAAAACTTTTAAGACGTCTTGAAATCATTGAAAATTTTAAAGTTTCTGGAAATAAGCCAGAATGGATGATTATGGATGTTCTTCCTGTTATTCCTCCAGAAATTAGACCGATGGTTCAACTTGATGGTGGAAGATTTGCAACTTCTGATCTCAATGACCTTTATAGAAGAGTAATAAATAGAAATAATAGGTTAAGAAAACTTTTGCTTCTTAATGCACCTGAGATTATTGTCAGAAATGAAAAAAGAATGTTACAAGAATCAGTTGATTCTCTTTTTGATAATTCTCATAAGAGAAAGGTTGTGAAGGGTACATCCAATAGACCCCTTAAATCTCTCTCTGATGCACTCAAGGGTAAACAAGGTAGATTTAGGCAAAACCTTCTTGGAAAGAGAGTTGATTATTCAGGTCGTTCTGTAATTGTTGTGGGACCTGAACTTAAGTTACATCAATGTGGTATTCCTGCAAAGATGGCGCTTGAGCTTTTTAAACCATTTGTAATTAGAAAATTGATTGAGAGTGAATCTGTATTTAACATAAAGCGAGCAAAGAGTTTAATTGAGCAAGAAGTAGATGAAGTATGGCAGATTTTAGACAATGTTATTAAAGAACATCCTGTGCTTTTAAACCGAGCCCCAACACTTCACAGGCTGGGAATACAAGCTTTTGAACCAGTGTTAGTTGAAGGTAAGGCAATTAAATTACATCCTCTTGTTTGTCATGCATATAATGCTGACTTTGATGGAGATCAGATGGCTGTACATGTTCCTTTAACACCTGCAGCACAGGCTGAAAGTTGGGCTTTGATGTTGTCAACTAATAATTTGTTAAATCCTGCGAACGGACATCCTATTGTATTTCCGTCTCAAGATATTATATTAGGTCTTTATTACTTAACTATGGAGAGGAAAAATGTAGTGGGAGAAGGGCGTAAGTTCTCTAATTTCAATCATGTTCTTCTTGCAATTAATAATAAAAGTCTAGACTATAATGCGCGGATTTATGTAAAGGTTGATGGTGAGTATATAGAAACTACGGCAGGATGTGTTGTATTTAATGAGGCTTTACCAGGGAGTATTTCATTTGTAAATAAAACCCTTAGCGATTATGAGTTACAGAATTTGATTTCTGAAGTTTATGTTGTGTATGGTTCCTCTATTGTAATTGAGATGTTGGATATTATTAAGGAACTTGGGTTTAAATATGCTACTAAATTTGGATGTACAATAAGTATGAGTGATATTATTGTGCCTGAAGAGAAGAAAGTATATGTGGATAAGGCTAATAGAGAAATTGCAAAAATTCAGAGTGATTATACTAAAGGTGTTATTACTGGAGAAGAGAGATACAACAATGTTGTTTCTGTTTGGTCAAAGACAAATGAAGAGCTTACCAATAAGATGATGGAAATTCTTAAAAAAGATAGAGATGGATTTAATGTGATTTATATGATGGCTGATTCTGGTGCTCGTGGGAGTAGAAATCAGATAAGACAGCTTGCGGGAATGAGAGGATTGATGGCTAAAACCTCTGGGGATATTATTGAACTTCCAATTATTTCTAATTTTAAAGAAGGGCTTTCTGTTATAGAGTTTTTTATCTCTACAAATGGTGCAAGGAAGGGACTTGCAGATACAGCTCTTAAGACAGCGGATGCCGGATATTTAACTCGAAGATTGGTAGATATTGCTCAAGATGTTGTTGTTAGAATAGAAGATTGTGGAACTATTAATGGTATAAAAGTTGAGGCTTTAAAAAATGGTGAAGAAATAGTTGAGCCTTTAAGAGAAAAAGCCGTTGGTAGTTATTCAATTGAGAGAATAAAAAGTCCTATTACGGGCGAGATTATTTTAGATGTAAATGAAGAAATTACAGAGGATAAGATAAAGTTATTGGAAACCGTTGGTATTGACAAGCTTGTAATTAGATCTGTTTTAACTTGCGAAGCTGAGCATGGAGTTTGTCAAAAATGTTATGGACGTGACTTTTCAAATAATAAACCTGTTAATATTGGAGAGGCTGTTGGGATAATAGCAGCTCAGTCAATAGGTCAGCCAGGAACACAGCTTACCATGAGAACTTTTCACATTGGGGGAGTTGCGCAGGCTGGTAGTGAAGATGATAAGATTGCGCTTAAAAACTCTTTTATTCTTAATGGATTAGAGGGATTTAATGTGCAAGTTAATGGCGGATTGCTTTTTACAAGAAAAGGAACTTTAAGAGTAATAAATGTTATTTATGAAGAAGATATTAAGGATATTAAAGAGCTTAAGGTATTAGATTCTCAAAAGGTAATTAAGGGAATGCCTTTGTTTACAAGCAAGGATGGTATTGATGTATTATCATCTCATATTGGTTATGTTAAAATTAAAGATAACAAGCTGATGATTGTCTCTGAAGAGCAAGAGATATCTTTAAAGACTGGTACGAAACTTGAGGTTAATGTGGGTGATTATGTTGAGGCTGGGCGTATAATTGGAACATTTGATCCATTTGCGGAACCAATTATTGCTGAAGTTAGGGGAAAAGTTAAATTTAAAGATATTATTTTAGGAACGACTCTTAAAGAAGAAATAAACCTTGAAACGGGAAATATTGAGAAGAGAATTACAGATCAAGTGTTTGAATCTCTTGATCCTAGGATTTTAATTATTAATGATAGAGGAATTGAGATTTCATCTTATGTTCTTCCTGGAGATGCTTATCTGCAAGTTGAAGATGGACAAGATATTGATATAGGAGATATTATTGCTAAACTTTCCAAAGGTTCTGAAAAAACTCAAGATATTACTGGTGGTCTTCCTAGGGTTAATGATTTATTTGAGACAAGAATTCCAAAGAATTTGACTGAGATGGCGAAGGTAAGTGGAGTTGTTCAGTTTAAAGCGATTCAAAAAGGTAAGAGACTCATTAATGTTTTAGATGAGTATGGAGTTGAGCATAAGCATTATATTCCTGCTGGGAAACATCTTTTAGTTAGGGATGGAGACGTTGTTAAGGCTGGAGATATGCTTTGTGATGGAAGAATTAATCCTCATGATGTTCTTGAAATTCTTGGTGGAATTAGTTTGCAAGAATTTTTATTAGCAGAAATTCAGGATGTTTATAGGAAACAGGGTGTAAGTATTAATGATAAGCATATTGGTGTGATCATTAAACAGATGATGAAGAAAGTTAAGATTGTATCTGTAGGTGATACTAATTTTGTTTATAACCAAAAGGTAGATAAGCATACTTTTTATGACCAAAATAAAAGGGTAATTGAACAGGGTGGTGAGCCTGCAGTGGCTAGTCCAATCCTTATTGGGATAACAAAGGCATCACTTAATATCGATTCATTTATTTCAGCTGCTTCTTTCCAAGAAACGACTAAAGTGTTAACAGATGCTTCAATTGCAGGTAGTGTCGATGATCTTAAAGGTCTTAAGGAGAATGTTGTTATTGGACATTTAATTCCTACTGGAACAGGTATGAATTTATATAAAAGAGTTAAGGTGAGGGAAAATTCAAGCTCTGAGATATAG
- the rpoB gene encoding DNA-directed RNA polymerase subunit beta produces the protein MIKRVHLGQGKAEEILDLPNLIEIQLNSYEKFLQLDRLKNNKPLLNEGLESVFRDVFPMKNSNGEVVLEYEKYYVEYDSLSFTEKECKRKGQSYEAVLKIRLNLQFLTTGEIRQKDVYMGTIPLMTDRGTFIVNGAERVIVSQIHRSPGVVFYKEKDLYYARIIPYRGSWLEFEIDTKKDYLYVKIDRKKRILVTLFLRALGLDTREKIIETFYKIKKIEVNEDTKREITGQYLAVNITIKENMTYRAGDKITLQDIEDFLQNGVKEIDLIDVDGYDSVPGKRFISSDVILNCFEKEDAYFSLKDGFKELSRESVMLAVYSVLLPGEPISIDNAENDLRTVFFSEKRYDLGHVGRYKLSKKFGLNDLTTSVLTMTDIVNTISHLLRIYDGHDVLDDIDHLGNRRVRSVGELLTNIYKGAMSRVEKIAKDRMSNKEVFNLKPQELISVKPIVSAVKEFFATSQLSQFMDQINPLAELTHKRRLNALGPGGLSRDRAGFEVRDVHYTHYGRMCPIETPEGPNIGLIVSLATYAKVNDYGFLETPYRKVVNGKVTDEIEYLSAIDEEKKCIAQANAAVNAESNYIDDLISVRVSGDYTTMIPKNIDYMDVSPRQLISVSSALIPFLEHNDANRALMGSNMQRQAVPLLFPQPPIVGTGMERIVAKDSGVVIKAKRSGTVVLATSKRIVIRPDNADGEHDLDEYELAKYERTNQDTSFNHSVLIKEGQVVNKGEIIADGPATRYGELALGNNLLVGFIPWNGFNYEDAILISERIVKEDLYTSIHIKEFSIEVRETKLGPEKITADIPNVSGKILNKLDENGIVRIGTYVKPGDILIGKVTPKSEGDITPEFKLLTSIFGEKAKDVKNNSLKVPHGTEGTVIDVQRITKDDVGNLPPGVDEILKVYVAKKRRLKEGDKMAGRHGNKGVVAKILPVEDMPYLADGTPLDICLNPLGVPSRMNIGQLMESQLGLAGKYLSEYYDVPVFESATNECIQEKLKKAGFNETSKAILYDGYTGEPFENEVMVGIIYMLKLHHLVDDKMHARSTGPYSLVSQQPLGGKAQFGGQRLGEMEVWALEAYGAAYTLQELLTVKSDDMSGRVKIYENIVKGIPTNVSGIPESFNVLMQELRGLGFDLSIYDDNGNQIPLTEKEEELINKT, from the coding sequence ATGATAAAAAGGGTTCATCTAGGACAAGGAAAAGCCGAAGAAATCTTAGACTTACCTAACCTAATAGAAATACAATTGAATTCTTATGAAAAATTTTTGCAGCTTGATAGATTAAAGAATAATAAACCTTTGCTTAATGAAGGCCTTGAATCTGTTTTTAGAGATGTTTTTCCTATGAAAAATAGCAATGGTGAAGTTGTGCTTGAATATGAGAAATACTATGTTGAATATGATTCTCTTAGTTTTACTGAAAAAGAATGCAAAAGAAAGGGCCAAAGTTATGAGGCTGTTTTAAAGATAAGATTAAATTTACAGTTTCTAACAACAGGAGAGATAAGACAAAAAGATGTCTATATGGGGACTATTCCTTTAATGACTGATAGAGGGACTTTTATTGTTAATGGTGCTGAGAGAGTAATTGTATCGCAGATTCATAGATCTCCTGGAGTTGTTTTTTACAAGGAAAAAGATTTATATTATGCTCGTATTATTCCTTATCGTGGTTCTTGGTTGGAATTTGAGATCGACACAAAAAAAGATTACCTTTATGTTAAGATAGACAGAAAAAAAAGAATACTTGTTACTCTTTTCTTAAGAGCCTTAGGTCTTGATACTAGGGAAAAGATAATTGAAACTTTTTATAAGATAAAAAAAATTGAAGTAAATGAAGATACTAAAAGAGAAATTACAGGGCAATATTTAGCAGTAAACATTACCATAAAAGAAAATATGACTTATCGTGCAGGTGATAAAATAACTTTGCAAGATATTGAAGATTTCTTGCAAAATGGGGTAAAAGAAATAGACCTTATTGATGTTGATGGATATGATAGTGTTCCTGGGAAACGTTTTATCAGTTCTGATGTTATTTTGAACTGTTTTGAGAAGGAAGATGCTTATTTTTCTTTAAAGGATGGTTTTAAAGAGCTTTCAAGAGAATCTGTGATGCTTGCGGTTTATAGTGTGCTTTTACCTGGAGAGCCAATATCTATTGATAATGCTGAGAATGATTTAAGAACTGTATTTTTTTCAGAGAAGAGATATGATCTTGGTCATGTGGGGCGATATAAGCTTTCTAAAAAGTTTGGTCTTAATGACTTAACGACTTCAGTGCTTACTATGACAGATATAGTAAATACGATATCTCATCTTTTAAGAATATATGATGGACATGATGTTCTTGATGACATTGATCATCTTGGAAATAGAAGAGTTCGTTCTGTTGGTGAATTGCTTACAAATATATATAAAGGTGCAATGTCAAGAGTAGAAAAAATTGCAAAAGATAGAATGTCTAATAAAGAAGTGTTTAATCTTAAACCCCAAGAATTAATAAGTGTTAAGCCTATTGTTTCTGCTGTTAAAGAATTTTTTGCAACTAGTCAGCTTTCACAATTTATGGATCAGATTAATCCTTTAGCTGAATTGACGCATAAAAGGCGTCTTAATGCTTTAGGTCCCGGGGGACTCTCAAGAGATCGTGCAGGTTTTGAAGTAAGGGATGTGCATTATACCCATTATGGTAGAATGTGTCCTATTGAAACTCCTGAGGGACCAAATATTGGTCTTATTGTTTCTTTAGCTACGTATGCAAAGGTGAATGATTATGGGTTTCTAGAAACCCCTTATAGAAAAGTAGTTAATGGCAAGGTTACTGATGAGATCGAGTATTTGTCTGCAATTGATGAAGAGAAAAAATGTATTGCTCAGGCAAATGCGGCTGTTAATGCTGAGAGTAATTATATTGATGATTTAATTTCTGTTAGAGTTTCTGGTGATTATACTACAATGATTCCTAAGAATATTGATTATATGGATGTTTCACCTAGACAATTAATTTCTGTTTCTTCGGCATTGATACCTTTTCTTGAGCATAATGATGCAAATCGTGCTCTTATGGGTTCAAATATGCAACGTCAGGCAGTTCCTTTGTTATTTCCACAACCTCCTATTGTTGGTACTGGTATGGAACGAATAGTTGCTAAGGATTCTGGTGTTGTTATTAAGGCAAAAAGATCAGGTACCGTTGTATTGGCAACGAGCAAGAGAATAGTTATCAGACCTGATAATGCTGATGGTGAGCATGATTTGGATGAATATGAACTTGCAAAATATGAGAGGACAAATCAGGACACTTCTTTTAACCATTCAGTTTTGATTAAGGAAGGTCAAGTAGTTAATAAGGGTGAAATAATAGCTGATGGTCCTGCTACTAGATATGGAGAACTGGCCCTTGGGAACAATTTGTTGGTTGGTTTTATTCCTTGGAATGGATTCAATTATGAAGATGCTATATTAATCTCGGAGAGAATTGTAAAGGAAGACCTTTACACTTCAATTCATATTAAAGAATTTAGTATTGAGGTAAGGGAGACTAAGCTTGGGCCTGAAAAAATTACAGCTGATATTCCCAATGTTAGTGGAAAGATATTAAATAAGCTTGATGAAAATGGAATTGTAAGGATAGGTACTTATGTAAAGCCGGGTGATATCTTGATTGGTAAGGTTACACCAAAATCAGAGGGAGACATTACTCCTGAATTTAAGCTTTTGACATCTATTTTTGGTGAAAAGGCTAAGGATGTTAAGAATAATTCACTCAAAGTACCACATGGTACTGAGGGTACTGTAATTGATGTTCAAAGAATTACTAAGGATGATGTTGGTAATCTTCCACCTGGTGTTGACGAAATATTAAAAGTTTATGTTGCCAAGAAAAGGAGACTTAAAGAGGGTGATAAGATGGCAGGAAGACATGGGAATAAGGGTGTAGTTGCAAAGATCCTTCCTGTTGAAGATATGCCATATCTTGCAGATGGAACCCCTCTTGATATATGTCTAAATCCTTTAGGAGTACCGTCTCGTATGAATATTGGGCAACTAATGGAGTCTCAGCTTGGTCTTGCTGGTAAATATCTTAGTGAATATTATGATGTTCCTGTGTTTGAGTCTGCTACAAATGAATGTATTCAAGAAAAGTTGAAAAAAGCCGGATTTAATGAAACGTCAAAAGCAATTTTATATGATGGATATACAGGGGAACCATTTGAGAATGAGGTAATGGTTGGAATTATATATATGCTTAAGCTGCATCACCTTGTTGACGATAAGATGCATGCAAGATCCACAGGTCCTTATTCACTTGTGTCTCAACAACCTCTTGGAGGAAAGGCACAATTTGGTGGTCAAAGACTTGGAGAGATGGAAGTTTGGGCACTTGAAGCTTATGGAGCTGCTTATACTCTTCAAGAGCTCTTAACAGTAAAATCAGATGATATGTCAGGTAGAGTTAAAATATATGAGAATATTGTTAAAGGTATTCCTACCAATGTATCTGGAATTCCTGAATCTTTCAATGTTTTGATGCAAGAACTAAGAGGTCTTGGTTTTGATTTATCAATTTATGATGATAATGGCAATCAAATTCCTTTGACAGAAAAGGAAGAGGAATTAATTAATAAAACTTAG
- the rplL gene encoding 50S ribosomal protein L7/L12 has product MALSKEDILTWLEEAKTSEVVELVTAIEEKFGVTAAAVAVAAGSGPAAGDAEEQTEFDVMLMSFGDSKINVIKEVRAVTGLGLGEAKALVEAAPKAVKEGVSKADAEDIKKKLEAVGAKVEIK; this is encoded by the coding sequence ATGGCACTAAGTAAAGAGGATATTTTAACATGGCTTGAAGAAGCCAAGACATCTGAAGTTGTTGAGCTTGTAACAGCTATTGAGGAAAAATTTGGAGTTACTGCTGCTGCAGTTGCTGTTGCTGCTGGATCTGGTCCTGCTGCAGGTGATGCTGAAGAACAAACTGAATTTGATGTAATGCTTATGTCTTTTGGAGATAGTAAAATAAACGTTATTAAGGAAGTAAGAGCTGTTACTGGACTTGGACTTGGAGAGGCTAAAGCTTTAGTTGAAGCTGCACCTAAAGCAGTTAAGGAAGGTGTTTCGAAAGCAGATGCTGAGGATATAAAGAAGAAACTAGAAGCAGTTGGTGCAAAAGTTGAAATTAAATAA